DNA sequence from the Carnobacterium funditum DSM 5970 genome:
ATCAAAAAAATTACAAAAAGGATGCAAAGAAAATAAACTGGACCCAAAGTTAGATTGAACGTTAACTTATATGGTGCAGTTTTTTTTATTGGACCAAAAACTACCAATGAAGTTTATTTCTTTAAATACTCAAAATCTATAGAACAAAGCACCATTGATTAAATTAGTCAATGAAGCAGAAGAACAAAAATCACCAACTCAACTTTTCACAGATAAGTTTGAAGCGGAGTTTGTTCCTTCCGTTTTAATTTTAGCCTTTTCACTCAACTTTGCTTTCTTATTTTTAAATGAATCCTTTAGTGAAAGCTTTTATCGTACGATGGCTGTTCTTGTAGCAGCAAGTCCTTGTGCATTAGCTATCTCTACACCGAGTGCTGTTCTAAGCGGCGTAGCTCGAGCTTCGCAAAGTGGTGTACTCATTAAAGGAGGTAGGCTGCTAGAAAACTTAGAAGAATTAACTGCATTAGCTTTTGATAAAAAAGGAACTCTTACAGAAGGTCTGCCAAAACTGACTAAAGCTATTCCCTACAAAAATACAACTAAAGAGGAATTGTCGACAGCATCTTTTGCAGTTGAACGATTAAGCGATCATCCTTTAGCTGCTGCAATTGACAAAGGAGTATAAAAACAAATAGACACAGATTCGCTAGAGGAGTCGTCTAATCTGCAAGCTATTATAGGCCGTGGAGTAACAGCTAATTGGCAAGGAGAAAAAATTTATGTCGGAAATAGAGGCTTATTTGAAGGGGAGCTCTCTGTTTCTATTTCTGAAGACTTATCCGAAATCTTACAAGAGTAAGAGGGAAAAGGATATACTGTTATGCTAGTTCGCAATGAATCAGCTTTCTTAAGTGTATTAGCTTTAATGGATACACCTCGAGAGGATGCCAAAATGGTCATTTCTCGTTTGAAAGAGATTGGGATTAAACGAGTGAGTATGTCAAAAGGAGATAACCAGCAAGTTGCTGACAGCGTAGCCAAAGCGATTGGCATAACTGATGCTTTAGGTAGTCTTCTTCCAGAAGGTAAAGTAAGTGCAAGTGAAGAGATAAAGAAAAAAGAATCGAAAGTAGCTATGGTTGGAGATGGAGTGCATGATGCACCAGCAATCAAGAAAAGTACAGTTGGGATTGCAATGGGTGCTGCAGGCTCAGATGTTGCTTTAGAAACGGCAGATATCGCATTGCTGTCAGATGATTTGACTATTTTTCCGTTTGCAATTGCTTTGAGTCGAAAGAGTAAAAAATTATAAAACAAAACGTATGGATTAGTCTAAATGTCACGGCTCTCTTAATTCCAATTACAATTTTCGGCTTTATTGGAATTGGACCAGCCGTTATTTTTTATGAAGGATCGACTTTAATCGTTGTATTAAATGCCTTACGATTACTTGGCTTCAAAAAATAAGTTGTTAAATAAGAATAGTAAAAAAGACAAGAAAATACCCTTTCAAATTTCTTCTCTCTTTGTGTGTAGATGTTTACATTTCAAGAGGCAAATCCATAAAGTACCATTATAAATAAAGACAGACCGATAAAGGTGATGCCAAGGGGTAGGAAAGCAACCGATAAAAAAACCGATAGATTAGCTTCTTTTACAGTTTTTATTATCCGAAGAAGAAAAAGAGAAATTAACGGAACTAGTATAGCAAATAAAAAAAGACATTCATCTAGTTTCAAATACTGCCATACGAAATACCTTCACGAATCAACCAAATAGGACTATCACGACAGAAAAAGAATATACCTACACAATAAACCAAGTAATAGACAAGGATAGTTCACTTTTGGGGAAACTTAAAGACGCATTTTCTACAGATGATTATGAAAAAGATGATTCCATTAGTTCAGATAAAAATCCGCTATATAATTAGCAAGAGGATAGTGCAAATGGAAATATTGTTGTAGTAGTAGAGGGAGAGACAGAAAAAAACACAGACTAGCTAAAATAATACTACAACGCCAGATAGGATGACTGATAATGGGCAGGCGATACAAATCTAATCATCGATAAGACAGATGAAAATCATCATAAAAGGACGTTTCTTTAGTTTATTAAAATTTTTAGAGAGAATAGTGTATCTAACTGTTAGTTAATTCAACAAGTATTACTCTGGAACAGCATTATTTTTTCTCTTATAAAAGTGACGAATAATTATGTGGAATACTATAGAAGTAATCAACTTTTTCCTATAAATAAAACGGTGCGATTAAAAAAACTATGTCAGCTTACAAAAATTTAAACCCCCTCCAAAGAGATGGTTTAAGTCAGTATTTATTCTTCAGGAATTAAGACAACCTTGCCAAGTTTACCTGCTTTTTTAAAGTAAATTTGAGCTTCTCTTGCTTTTTCTAAAGGAAAAGTACGATCAATTACTGGTTTGATTTTCCCTTCAGAAATAGCTTGAAGCATACGTTTAAACTCTTGTCTCGTACCCAATACAGAGCCATAAAGTGTAATATGTTTTAAATACAATGTTCTAAAATCTAACTCTGTTTTCTGACCACCAGCAGATCCAGATATACAGAGTTTCCCTCCTTTTTTCAATACCTGAAGAGAAGTTGAGAACAAAGCATCTCCAACAACATCTAATACGGAATCAATCGGACCACCATTCACTTTAATTATTTCTTCAGCAAGGGTATCTGATTTATAAGATAAGACATGTGTTGCTCCTAGTTCCTTCATTTGTTCTTCCAACCCTAAGTCGCCAACAATCGCAATTACTTTAGCACCAAATACTTTTGAGGCGATTTGTACATTTAAAGATCCAACGCCACCATTTGCACCAGTTACCATTATGGTTTCTCTAGGCTGCGCTTGAATTTGTTCTATCATATGCCATGCAGTCAACCCGCTAACTGTAAACACAGCACTCTTTGTATAGTCAGAAAGGGGCATATCAAAACAGAGATGAGCAGGCCACACTACATATTCCGCATAGCCACCATCATATTCAGAGCCTATAAAAGACATATCTTCTGAAATATGTTCGAATCCGGCTTCTCCACTTGAGGTGAATGGGAAAAGAACAACATCTTTTCCTAGTATACTTTTATCTACAGCCTCACCTAACTTTACTATAGTACCTGCTATATCAGACCCTGGTGTGCGAGGAAATTGAACTCCTTCAGGTCGCCATCCCGATTTTGAACCCTTACCGTAAGCTCCTTCTCTCATCCAAATCTCTGTATTGTTTATTGCACAAGCTTTTACTTTAATCAAGACTTCATTTTCTTTAGGCTCTGGAATAGCTTGTGTAACTAATTCTAACTTATTTACATCACCGTATCCCGTTACTTGTATAGCTTTCATAAATATCCTCACCTTTCTGGGTACCTTAACGGTATGATAAGTTAAGATTTTAAAGTTGTTATTGGTTACAGTCTATCATGTTTTTAGTGAATAGATGTAAAAAGCGGTTTGTATTCAATAGAGAAGTTTTTGCTTTTTCATTCAGCAACAGACTAGTTAGCCGGGACTTTATCTTTATACTTGGTTAAAAGATAAGCTGCGAGCCAAGCGGTAATGGGTATAATGAGAATTGCACCCGTACCGATACAGAATATAGAAACTATTTCTGAACTGAAAACTTTCGAATTAATGACTTCACCAAAAGTATACGCTAAATCTTTAAACCATAATATCAATGCTAAATATCCGCCAATGAATGCAAAAAACAAGGTATTTGTAGTTGTACCTAAAATATCTTTGCCAACATTCATACCAGATTTGAAAAGATCGTAGCGATTTAATAAAGGATTACGTATATATATTTCATTCATCGCGGAAGAAATAGAGATGGCAGTATCTGTGATGGCTCCTATCGCTCCCATGATTATTGTGCAAATAGCAATCGCAACAAAATCTACCCCTACGTATAATGTGAAAGACGTGAGATCTTCTATTTCTTCTATGCCAAATCCTTGTAGCATAGCTCTTTCAACAATTATAAAAATAAGAGCAATTAAAAGAAGTAGCGTGATGAGTGTAGCTACGAAAGCAGTAATAGATTTGAGATTAATACGATTGATATAAAATAGATTGATGCAACTAATAATTATAGAAGCTATTAATGTGATGAAAATAGGATTAAACGTTTGAACAGTCATAAAAAATACAGTGACAAATAAAACACAAAAATTTAAAAATAGTGCCGTAAATGATCGTACTCCTTTTTCACCGCCAATGAGTTTCATTAATATAAATAAAATGATCATCAAAAAAACTAATACGTTCATTTGATTGCTCTCCTTTTATGAATAAAATACGTTGCTGTGTAAATGCTGATTGGAATTGTCAATACAATACCGATACCTCCAACAAGTGCCCTAGTCAGTTCTAAAGATAAATTCATAGATAAAGTATAATTTAATGGAGCACCGTTTTTTAAATAGAGCAAAAGCATAGGGATACTTCCGCTAACATACGCAAAAAATAAAACGTTTGTCATACTCCCCATGATATCTTTTCCTATCGCCATACCAGATACTTTCAAGTCTTTTAGCGGAATTTGCTTGTTTTTATTATAGAGTTCATAAAGAGAAGAAGTGATCGTAATAGCAATATCCATTACCGCTCCTAAAGAACCAATTAGAATACTAGCTAAAAAAACTTTTTGAGGAGACCTTGTTACGAAAGCCATTTCCTCGTAGCGAAGTCCTTTTTCAGCCGTCAATCTCATCACGATATAAGCTATAAGTAGAGCAGAAAAAGTACCCATCAAAGTAGCTAGAATGGCCGCATATGTTTTTTCATTATGCCCACTAACCAACACTAAAGAAGCGATGGTGAAAAAAATAACCAAAACGCTACAAATAAGTAATAAGCTAGCACCTTCTGAATTTGTATAATGACTTAATGCGAGCGACAAAACGAGGACATTAATAATTAAACTGACAATTGAAAATAAACCGCTTTTTTTACCGATAATAAATACAGTCATTATAAATAACCACGCGGCTGTTAACACATAGGTATCGCGTTTTGGATAGTCAATGACCCCAGTTAAATTCCTTCCATCGCTATTTTGAATGGTGATAAATAACTCATCACCTACTTGATATTCATGATCATAAGCCCCAGAAAAAGAGTAAGTGTTTTCTAATAAAATGACTTGCCCTTTTTGCGTGCCATTTTTAATTTCCCCAACTAAATTTTGAAAAAACAAGAAATCTTTACTGTTGGGTGAACCAACAGATTCTTTTTTATCTTTAAGCGTTGCTTTGGTTATTTCGACTATGGGTTGATCATAAAATTGAAAGTTGTTTTGTACAAATACCATGGATATCAGTACGCACAGTAAAATAAAACCAGACAAAATAATCGTTTTTTTTTAGTGTTTATTCTCAAAAAAATACCTCCGTTATACAAATGACGACTGACACAATAATATAGTTAAAAACCCATTGTAACATATTCTTTTTTTACTAGAATGGACTAGTTGGAAAGAAATTTTTGAAAGGTACCCATTTTTATGAATACAATAAGCTAACTACTATCAAATCGGTGTCATAGTTCATAGTAAAGAAGAAATGAGGAAGCATAAATTTTATGAGTTTACAGTCTGAAATCCTAAGAACTTCAATAGTGATAAAAATAGTTCTGAAAAAATACTATCAACGATTGAGGCTAGGTTATAAAGAATAAAACAAAAAAATTCTTTCTATTTCGTAAGCATATTGTGCTTGGATAGGAGTTAATTTATGTTAAAATTTGAGTAAGTAAAGCAAAATCGGAAAGGGCTGAAAAAATGATAAAAACGGTATTATTCGATATGAACGAAACACTGCTAGATTTGAGCGTATTAAAAGAAAAATTTGGGAAACATTTTGAGGATAAATATGTGCTTAATTATTGGTTTGCCAAGTTGCTTCACTCCTCCACTGTCATCGGCGGTATGGATGAATACACTGATTTTGGAAAACTTTCAGAAGCTGCGTTAGAAAGTGTTTTTTTAGAGAGTGGCAAAGAGTTAACAGATGAAATCAAAACGGATATTTTAGGTTCATTTAGAAATTTACCAGCATATGATGATGTCCCTGCAGCGCTTAAATTATTAAGAGACAATGATATAAAAGTCATTTCCGTAACGAATTCTTCTTACAAAATGGTTAAGGAGCAGCTGATTCATTCAGGACTTATTGATTTATTTGATTCGTATTATTCTGTAGAGTCCGTACAAAAATATAAACCATTTAAAGATATCTACCACTATGTAATGAATGAAGAAAACATTCATGCTGATGAAACGGTCATGGTTGCGACTCATGATTGGGATTTATTTGGTGCTAAAAAAGTTGGACTTGTCACAGCTTATATCAAACGTAAAGAAGATCAATACAACCCTTACTATTTGAAACCAGATATGTCAAATAGAAACTTAGTGGATTTAGTTGGGGAGATAATAAAAATTAATCAATAAGTTCATTCTCAACTAGCTGAAAGTCAATAAAAGATACAAATGAATGAAAGTACTGTAACGAGGGAGATTTTTTATAGGTGTTTTTTCAAATTTACCAGAAAGATCAGAATTAATATCATTCTTTATGTTTTCTTTCTTTTTGACTTTCATTCCTGAAAAACGAGTATATATGATTTATAAATAGCTGTTTGAACCTCACATGATTTTAACCATGAAAGGTTTAGACAGCTATTCTCAACTAGGCTGAACGTGCATATTATTAGTGTATTTCTATATGCATTGATAAGTGTGTCTATTAGTCAGTTTAGTAGCAAAAGTAAAAAAAATACAGGTAAAATTAATGAAGCTTCAAGATTTTGAACATCATCATAGTAAGTAGTTTATCTATTGAAATAAGGAGGGAAGAGACAAGTGATTTTAAGTGGGATGCTATTTTTAATGATATGCGTTAGTGTGTATTTGAAAATTCCTTATTCACCAGTTAAGAAACACTATTGGAAAGCTATTGAAAGATTTACTGATGAGTATAAGTTGTCAACAAACAAAATCATGAAGAAAGATTTAGAACTATTACCAGAAGTTTTACAGAAATATTTTATTAAAAACGGTTACTTGGGAATAGAAAGCATAAGCAGCGTACGATTTGATTTCGAAGATGCAGACTTTTCTTTGGGAGTGAATAAACCTAATATAAAAATCGATTACACGGTATATGATTTTGTAAAAGAACCTACCAGAATAGCTTTAATAGATTCAGAAATGTATGGTATACCATTCCAAGGAATTGATACCAGTAGAGATGGGAAGGGATTTATGAAAGGCGTGCTTGCGAAACATATCACATTATTTCATGAAGACTTTAATGTTATTGACTCTGCCTATTTAGCGGAGTGTCTTATGCATCCAAGTTTAGCGCTCCAGCATAATATTACTTATAAACAGATAGATGATTATACTGTAGAAGCAACAATAAGAAAAAATAATGAAGAAACTAGAGGTGTGTTTTATTTTAATGGAAATTATGAAATGACTAGCTTTGTAGTGGAGGAAAGATTTTGTTCAGATACAAAAACTTATGAAAAATGGTCTGCACTAGTAGCTAATTATACGGTAATCAATGGAATAAACAAACCAACAAAATTTCAAGGTGTATGGAACTATGATAGTGGAGATTTAATTTATTTTAATAGTAACGGTATGAAGATTTCTTACCAGTAAATGGATTTAACTATCGAGAAGGTTCGGATAAGAATCCCGGTTTACAAATCTTAACGGATGGGAAACGGATTGTTCCAAACGTTGCAAGTGTGGCTATTAGCTTTGGTATTAAGAGGGGAAAATTAAAAAAGATTCGGTTATTGATTTTGGGAAATCAGATAAAGTCATTAAAGAAATATCTCATACGGTTTTTTTAGACACCTAATGCTAAGATAGAATGAATATCTAATAAACAGTCAGATTAAAGGATGAATAAAGGAGGATTGCCTCTTGTCAAAAGGGTTGCTTCATCATATTGAACTATATGTTTCTGATTTAAAAAGGTCAACTGATTTTTGGGGTTGGTATCTTGAGGAATTAGGCTATCATTCTTTTCAAAAATGGGAGAACGGTCAAAGTTGGAAATTAGGTGAAACGTATATTGTTTTTGTTCAAGTAGAGGAAAGTTTTCTCGATATTCCTTATCATAGATGTCGAGTAGGATTAAATCATTTAGCATTCCACGCTAACTCACGCCAACATGTGGATGATATAGCTGGAAAGTTAGAAAGTAAAGGGATCCCTATACTTTATACGAAAAATCACCCATTTGCTGGAGGAGTGGATCATTATGCGGTTTACTTTGAAGACCCAGATAGAATAAAGGTCGAACTTGTCGCACCCTAACCGGTCAATAAAATAGAAAAGATAAACCATACGATACTTTAAAAATTAGAGGATAAATCTTATTTTTAAAGTATCTTTTTTATATGTAAATTTATAGAACGTTAGCAAGCGAAATATAAAAACGGAAATGTTTACGGATGTAGTTAAATGAGGTATAGTTAGAAATAAAGAGTCATGAGTTGTTTTAATCGTACAATAAATTTTTGAAAGTAGGTGAGCATATGAAAAGAAATGGAATATGGTATCTGGCTATAGGGTTATCTTTAATCGCATTGATAGGATATGGTAGTTATCTTTTCGTTGCTAGAGAAGGAAGTTTTGAGGAAGGTATTATGGATATAAAAGCACCATCATTATCTGGAAATCAAGGAGAAAATGGCAATAAATTGCCCATTCCACCACTTCTAGAGGACAAGAACCCTGAAGAAGGAAAAGCAGAATTTGATCTAAACGTACAATATGGCGAAACAGAATTTTTTGAAGGGAAGAAAACCGATACTTTGGGATATAATGGAGACTATTTAGGTCCGATTATAAAAGTCAATAAAGGCGATGAAGTGAAGATAAACGTAAAAAATACACTGGATGAACCGACTACAGTACACTGGCACGGTTTAGAAGTACCAGCAGAAATGGATGGTGGTCCACACCAAGTAGTAGATTCTCGTTCAACTTGGACTCCTCAGTTCACGATAGACCAACCTGCATCCACACTATTGTATCATCCACACTTACTAGATAAGACGGGTGAACAAGTCTATAAAGGACTGGCAGGTCTTTTTTATATCGAAGATGAAAAATCAAAAAATTTAAACATCCCAAAAGAGCATGGCGTAAATGATATTCCTTTAGTGATACAAGATAAACGGTTTACGAAGGATGGAGATATTCCTTATGAATTGGATATGAGAGACACGATGAACGGCTTCTTTGGTGACACTATTCTAATCAACGGAGCGATAAGTCCTGAATTGGATGTAAAAAATGAAATTGTCAGACTAAGAATTTTAAACGGATCAAATGCTAGGTCATATGACTTTAACTTTAGTGACGATGCTACGTTTCATCAAATCGCTTCAGATGGAGGGTTTTTAGCAGAAAGTGTAGAAATGACTAACGTAGCGCTTGCACCAGCCGAAAGAGCTGAAATACTCGTTGATTTTTCTGACTACAAGGTTGGAGATAAAGTAACTTTTAGAGATGCTGAAAATAATCTGATGACTATAAATATAGTAGAAGAGAGCACTAAAAAAGCAGAGATTCCTAAAGACTTAGTAGAGATACCCAAGTACGATAAAGATGAGGTCGTTCGTTCAAGAGCTTTTGTCATGAGCAGTACGGGTCCAATGGTAACGATTAATGGCAAGCAAATGGATATGAACAGAATAGATGAGGAAGTAAAGTTAAATGAATTAGAAGAATGGATCGTAACCAACCAATCATCAGGAGGAATGGGAATGATGTCTTCTTCTCCCCATCCTTTTCATGTACATGGTGTACAATTCCAGATAGTAGAAAGAAACGGGAAGACCCCGCCATTGAATGAACAAGGCTGGAAAGATACAGTGATGGTTAAAAGCAATGAAGAGGTAAAATTGCTCGTCCTTTTTAAACATAAAGGACTATTTATGTACCATTGCCATATACTAGAACATGAAGATGCAGGAATGATGGGACAATTCACAGTTAAATAACCCCAATAAGAATAAGTTTGAAAGCTAGATAAACTAAAAAAACTCCAATTTCTCTTATTTTTAGAATAAGAAAAATTGGAGTTTTTTGTGTCCTTTTTAAATTAACTTTTTTGTGCCTCTTTAGTTGTTTCGTCTTTTACTTTTAGTAAACGAGCGTTAACTGCGACGATAATCGTACTTAATGACATAACAGCTGCTCCAATTGCAGGAGTAACAACAATTCCTTGATTGATTAGCACACCGGCTGCAAGGGGTATAGCAATAATATTATATCCTGCGGCCCAGATAAGATTTTGGATATTTTTTTTGTAGGTCGCTTTAGATAAGTTAATAATATTGATAACATCTCGTGGATCACTGTCTACTAATACGATATCAGCTGTTTCAATCGCTACATCTGTTCCAGCTCCAATAGCTATACCGATATCAGCTTCTGCTAGGGCAGGTGCATCATTAATACCATCTCCGACCATAGCAATTTTCTTGTTCCCGTTTTCTTTTAACTGCTGAATTTTTTTTGATTTTTCATCGGGCAGCACTTCTGCAAATACGTGTGTCAAACCTAGTTCTTTTCCAACATTAGTTGCTACCTGTTCATTGTCACCCGTAATCATAATCGATTCAATGCCTCGTTCATTTAACATTTGAATAGTTTGGAAAGCTGATGGACGAATCATATCACTTAAAGCAATCATTCCTTGTAAGGTATTTTCTTTTATTACAAAGACAACTGTTTTTCCTTCATCAGATAATTGGTTAAATGTATCGTTATCAAATGATAAGTCTCGTTCTTTCATCGTGCCTGGGCTGATGATAGATACTTGTGCACCCTCAACAGTTGCATTTAATCCTCGCCCAGTTAAATTCTCATAATCGGTTACTGATAACTTAGAAAGAGTACCTTCTTCTCCTTTACGAACAATTCCTTTAGCAATAGGATGATCAGATTGGCTTTCTAGTGAGTAGGCTAGTTGAAGTAACTCTTCTTTTGTGACACCTTCTGTAGGTAAAATAGCGTCAACTCCAAACTTGCCTTCTGTTAAAGTACCCGTTTTATCAAAAACAACCTTGTCGATAGCACGAGCGGACTCAAATTGAGTTCGATTTCGAATCAATAATCCTTCTCGTGCAGCAATAGATGTTGAAACAGAACTAACTAAAGGCATGGCCAATCCTAAGGCATGTGGACAGGCAATAATAAGAACCGTCACCATACGTTCAAGAGCAAATTCAAAGTCAGCTGCGGTCATCCAATAAGTGAGCGTCAATAAGCCTGTAACCACAGCAATATAAAATAACCACTTGGCTGCTAAATCTGCAAAACCTTGAGTTCGGGATTTGGTCGCTTGTGCATTCTTAACTAGTTCAACAACTTGAGCCAAGTACGTTTGGGAACCTACTTTTTTAACCTGTACAGTTAACACGCCGTTCCCGTTGATAGAGCCACCGATAACATCGTCTCCACTCTTTTTATCTACAGGGACTGACTCACCTGTGAGCATGGATTCATCTAAAGTAGATTCTCCTTTTAAAATCTCACCGTCTAAAGGAATTTTTTCTCCTGACTTTACTAGAATGTAATCTTCAGGTTGTAATTCTTCCACAGCTACATCAGTCGTATTTCCATCTTCATCTAATTTGTGGGCTTCGTTAGGCATAAGTTCTATTAGTTCTTCTAATGCCTTAGAAGCACCCATTTGAGAC
Encoded proteins:
- a CDS encoding DUF6544 family protein, whose amino-acid sequence is MILSGMLFLMICVSVYLKIPYSPVKKHYWKAIERFTDEYKLSTNKIMKKDLELLPEVLQKYFIKNGYLGIESISSVRFDFEDADFSLGVNKPNIKIDYTVYDFVKEPTRIALIDSEMYGIPFQGIDTSRDGKGFMKGVLAKHITLFHEDFNVIDSAYLAECLMHPSLALQHNITYKQIDDYTVEATIRKNNEETRGVFYFNGNYEMTSFVVEERFCSDTKTYEKWSALVANYTVINGINKPTKFQGVWNYDSGDLIYFNSNGMKISYQ
- a CDS encoding zinc-binding dehydrogenase, which gives rise to MKAIQVTGYGDVNKLELVTQAIPEPKENEVLIKVKACAINNTEIWMREGAYGKGSKSGWRPEGVQFPRTPGSDIAGTIVKLGEAVDKSILGKDVVLFPFTSSGEAGFEHISEDMSFIGSEYDGGYAEYVVWPAHLCFDMPLSDYTKSAVFTVSGLTAWHMIEQIQAQPRETIMVTGANGGVGSLNVQIASKVFGAKVIAIVGDLGLEEQMKELGATHVLSYKSDTLAEEIIKVNGGPIDSVLDVVGDALFSTSLQVLKKGGKLCISGSAGGQKTELDFRTLYLKHITLYGSVLGTRQEFKRMLQAISEGKIKPVIDRTFPLEKAREAQIYFKKAGKLGKVVLIPEE
- a CDS encoding VOC family protein, which codes for MLHHIELYVSDLKRSTDFWGWYLEELGYHSFQKWENGQSWKLGETYIVFVQVEESFLDIPYHRCRVGLNHLAFHANSRQHVDDIAGKLESKGIPILYTKNHPFAGGVDHYAVYFEDPDRIKVELVAP
- a CDS encoding haloacid dehalogenase type II gives rise to the protein MIKTVLFDMNETLLDLSVLKEKFGKHFEDKYVLNYWFAKLLHSSTVIGGMDEYTDFGKLSEAALESVFLESGKELTDEIKTDILGSFRNLPAYDDVPAALKLLRDNDIKVISVTNSSYKMVKEQLIHSGLIDLFDSYYSVESVQKYKPFKDIYHYVMNEENIHADETVMVATHDWDLFGAKKVGLVTAYIKRKEDQYNPYYLKPDMSNRNLVDLVGEIIKINQ
- a CDS encoding HAD-IC family P-type ATPase, encoding MIKLVNEAEEQKSPTQLFTDKFEAEFVPSVLILAFSLNFAFLFLNESFSESFYRTMAVLVAASPCALAISTPSAVLSGVARASQSGVLIKGGRLLENLEELTALAFDKKGTLTEGLPKLTKAIPYKNTTKEELSTASFAVERLSDHPLAAAIDKGV
- a CDS encoding copper-translocating P-type ATPase produces the protein MENHDSKSHNHDSENQHEHGGHANHHAHMIEDFRKRFWVSLIISVPISILAPMLQHLFNYEFSFIGSNILLFALASFVFFYGGQPFLSGARKEVFKDHTPGMMTLISLAIIASYVYSSLTTFFITGSDFYFELATLIVVMLLGHWIEMRSQMGASKALEELIELMPNEAHKLDEDGNTTDVAVEELQPEDYILVKSGEKIPLDGEILKGESTLDESMLTGESVPVDKKSGDDVIGGSINGNGVLTVQVKKVGSQTYLAQVVELVKNAQATKSRTQGFADLAAKWLFYIAVVTGLLTLTYWMTAADFEFALERMVTVLIIACPHALGLAMPLVSSVSTSIAAREGLLIRNRTQFESARAIDKVVFDKTGTLTEGKFGVDAILPTEGVTKEELLQLAYSLESQSDHPIAKGIVRKGEEGTLSKLSVTDYENLTGRGLNATVEGAQVSIISPGTMKERDLSFDNDTFNQLSDEGKTVVFVIKENTLQGMIALSDMIRPSAFQTIQMLNERGIESIMITGDNEQVATNVGKELGLTHVFAEVLPDEKSKKIQQLKENGNKKIAMVGDGINDAPALAEADIGIAIGAGTDVAIETADIVLVDSDPRDVINIINLSKATYKKNIQNLIWAAGYNIIAIPLAAGVLINQGIVVTPAIGAAVMSLSTIIVAVNARLLKVKDETTKEAQKS
- a CDS encoding YibE/F family protein, producing MNVLVFLMIILFILMKLIGGEKGVRSFTALFLNFCVLFVTVFFMTVQTFNPIFITLIASIIISCINLFYINRINLKSITAFVATLITLLLLIALIFIIVERAMLQGFGIEEIEDLTSFTLYVGVDFVAIAICTIIMGAIGAITDTAISISSAMNEIYIRNPLLNRYDLFKSGMNVGKDILGTTTNTLFFAFIGGYLALILWFKDLAYTFGEVINSKVFSSEIVSIFCIGTGAILIIPITAWLAAYLLTKYKDKVPAN
- a CDS encoding multicopper oxidase family protein, with the protein product MKRNGIWYLAIGLSLIALIGYGSYLFVAREGSFEEGIMDIKAPSLSGNQGENGNKLPIPPLLEDKNPEEGKAEFDLNVQYGETEFFEGKKTDTLGYNGDYLGPIIKVNKGDEVKINVKNTLDEPTTVHWHGLEVPAEMDGGPHQVVDSRSTWTPQFTIDQPASTLLYHPHLLDKTGEQVYKGLAGLFYIEDEKSKNLNIPKEHGVNDIPLVIQDKRFTKDGDIPYELDMRDTMNGFFGDTILINGAISPELDVKNEIVRLRILNGSNARSYDFNFSDDATFHQIASDGGFLAESVEMTNVALAPAERAEILVDFSDYKVGDKVTFRDAENNLMTINIVEESTKKAEIPKDLVEIPKYDKDEVVRSRAFVMSSTGPMVTINGKQMDMNRIDEEVKLNELEEWIVTNQSSGGMGMMSSSPHPFHVHGVQFQIVERNGKTPPLNEQGWKDTVMVKSNEEVKLLVLFKHKGLFMYHCHILEHEDAGMMGQFTVK
- a CDS encoding YibE/F family protein; protein product: MVFVQNNFQFYDQPIVEITKATLKDKKESVGSPNSKDFLFFQNLVGEIKNGTQKGQVILLENTYSFSGAYDHEYQVGDELFITIQNSDGRNLTGVIDYPKRDTYVLTAAWLFIMTVFIIGKKSGLFSIVSLIINVLVLSLALSHYTNSEGASLLLICSVLVIFFTIASLVLVSGHNEKTYAAILATLMGTFSALLIAYIVMRLTAEKGLRYEEMAFVTRSPQKVFLASILIGSLGAVMDIAITITSSLYELYNKNKQIPLKDLKVSGMAIGKDIMGSMTNVLFFAYVSGSIPMLLLYLKNGAPLNYTLSMNLSLELTRALVGGIGIVLTIPISIYTATYFIHKRRAIK